ATCGCGAAACCTTGCCGGTCGCGACTGATCGCGTCTTGCTGCAGGGAGGCGACATCTCGCCGTTAAAAGGCTGGGAGACACCACAATTGCCTTTAAAGGGCGGTGAAATTGTAGCGCGCGGTGTAACCGCTGGCCCCAAGGTGGCCGCTACTTTGCGTGCCGTCGAGGATGCATGGTTGGCAGAAGGCTTTCCCGGCCGAGAGCGCGTTCTCGAACTGCTTGACCGGGAACTTCTTCGCTAACGCAACATTTCCTTCAGTGAAGCTTCATATTAGGCGGCTAATAAACGAGCGGGTTGCGTTGCCGTTATGCTTATGGCTATAGGGCGCGCCCGTCGCGCTCATAAATATGGGCTGCTCGAAGGGATACTGGCCACTTTCCAGTCTTCCGAAATATTTGGATCGGTCGTCGGCGCTGCGGGATTTCCGGCACGCGGCGCTGTTAAAATGATTAAACGGAGAAGAATTCATGAAGATTGCAAAGCTTGCCCTCGCTGCAGTTGCCCTCGCCGCAACCCCGGTTGTCGCGCACGCTCAGGATGTAGGCGCAACCGTTTATGGCAATGATGGTCAGCCCATCGGCACTGTCGAAAGCAATGACGGCACAACAGCCGTGATCAAGGTCGGCGAATTCACCGCGCCGCTGCCGCTTAATATCTTCGGACAGGGCGAGAACGGCCCAACGCTGAATGCTACACGCGACGCTGTTTATGCGCAGCTAAAGGCAGCTGACGAGCAGGCGAAAGCAGCCGCGGCAGAAGCGCAGGCGAAAGCCGCTGCAGAGATGGCTGCGAAAGTGGACGCCGCGTTGGTCGCAGGTGCAGCAGTTCTCTCAGCTGATGCTCAGCCAGCTGGCGTAGTCGCAACGATCGACAACGAAATGGACGCTGTCGTTGTTGAGCGCGAAGGCGGCGTTGTAACGCTTAAGCGCGAGCACTTCGCAGTCGATGCAAATGGAGCGCTGATGGCGCTGTTCACCGTAGCGCAGCTTGACGGTGCAACCGTGGCCATTCCTGAAGGCGCAGAAATCGCAACTTCGGCTGAGTAAGCCCCACAAACAATCGCCACTTGGGCGTTTGAGGGCCGTGGATGTTCGCGCATCCGCGGCCCTTTGCTATGGAGCTCAGGCTTCTTTTTCGATCTTGTCTGGCAGCATGCCGAAGCGATTGTCCTTCGGGAAACCCTGCGGCGGCAAGCGCCCAGCCGCGCCGCGCGCAACCTTCCACTGCCATATTTCGTTTTCAGTGCGGGTGCGGTCACCCTTCCCACCCATCTGCCAGCTAAGCCCATCGGCAAGCACAAAGGTGGTCGCATCGGACAATCCCCCATCGCGATATCGCTGCAGCATAACGCCCTGTCCGCGCGCCATGACCGGCATTTCCTCAAGGTTGAATACGACCAGCTTGCGGTTTTCGCCGACGCACGCGACGTGATCATGCCCTTCTGGAATCTCGCGCATGACCTGCAGCCGCGCATCACCCTTCAGGTTTACCACCTGGCGCCCCTTGCGCGTCTCGGCGAGCAGTTCCGCCTCTTCGGCGACAAACCCCTTGCCAATACTGGACGCGAGAAGCAGCCGCCCTTTCGGACGATGCACCAGCATCCCGGCAATGCCGGTCTCCGCTTCCAGATCGACCATCGACTGCACAGGCTCACCAAATCCCCTCGCGCCGGGCAATTTGTCCACGCCCAGCGTGTAGAAGCGTCCATTCTCCGCTGCGATCAGGATTTTGTCAGTGGTTTGCGCGTGGACGATGAAGGCAAGCTCATCGCCTTCCTTGTACTTAAATTCCTGATCCAGCGGGACGTGCCCTTTGGCCGCGCGAATCCAGCCCTTCTTGGACAGGATTACGGTGACCGGCTCTTTCTCGATCATCGCATCCATGCTGAATTCGACAGCTGGCTCAGTCTCTTCGATCTTGGTGCGGCGCGCGCCCAAGTCCGTATCGAGGCCGTATTCCTTCTGCAGCGCCTTCAGATCACGCTTCAACCGGGTGCGCTGGCGCGCGGGCGAACCGAGCAGCTTTTCGAGCTCATCCTGTTCTTCAAGCAGCTTGTCCTTCTCATCGCGCAGCTGCATTTCTTCGAGCTTGCGAAGTGAGCGCAGACGCATGTTCAGGATCGCTTCGGCCTGACGGTCGGTCAGTTTGAACTCCTCCATCATGACTGCCTTCGGATCATCCTCGTAACGGATGATCTCGATCACGCGGTCGAGGTTGAGGAAAGCGATGATGTATCCTTCAACCAGTTCCAGCCGCCGCGCGATCTGGTCTAGCCGGTGCTGGCTGCGGCGCTGAAGTATCTCGATCTGGCTCGCGACCCAGTTCTGCAACAGTTCCTTCAGTCCCATGACCATCGGCGTGCGATTGGCGTCGAGGACATTCAAATTTAGGCCAAAGCGGGTCTCAAGATCGGTCAGTTTGAAGACTGACTCCTTGAGAAGTTCCGGATCAACATTGCGGCTGCGCGGGACCAGCACAATGCGGATTTGTTCGTCAGACTCGTCGCGTACATCGTCGAGGATCGGCAGCTTCTTGTCAGCGATCGCCTGCGCGATCTGTTCGATCAGTTTGCCCTTCTGAACCTGATAAGGGATTTCGGAGATAACGAGCTGCCATTGGCCACCGCCCAGCCGCTCAATCCCTGCTTCCCTGTCTTCCGCCTTTTCAGCCTCTGCCGCATGGAAAACGCCGCGCACACGGAATGATCCGCGCCCTGTCTCATAGGCGTGCGAGATAACCTCATGGCTGTCGATGATCTGTCCGCCAGTGGCGAAATCCGGCCCCTGGAACAGCTCCATCAACCGCGAATGTTCGACATGCGGATTGTCGATCAGCTCCAACGTGGCGTCGATCACTTCCGCGACATTGTGTGAGGGAATATTGGTCGCCATGCCCACGGCGATCCCGCTGGCACCATTGGCGAGCAGATTGGGGAACAGGCCGGGAAAAATCTCCGGCTCCTGTTCCTCACCGTTATAGGTCGGGATGAAATCGACGGTGCCTTCATCCAGCCCCGCCATCAGCTGCAGCGCCGTCTTGGTCAGGCGCGCTTCGGTGTAGCGATAGGCGGCGGCATTATCGCCATCGATATTGCCGAAGTTCCCCTGCCCCTCGACCAGCGGATAACGCAGGGCAAAATCCTGAGCCAGACGCACCATCGCGTCATAAACACTGGCATCGCCATGCGGGTGGTATTTACCGATCACGTCACCCACGACGCGGGCGGACTTCTTGAAGGCGGAATTGGGATCAAGCTTCAACTGCCGCATCGCCCACAGCAAGCGGCGGTGGACGGGCTTCAACCCGTCGCGCAGATCGGGCAACGAGCGCGCGGTGATCGTCGACAGAGCATAGACCAGATAGCGCTCTTCCAGCGCGGAATCGAACGGTGCGTCGACAATCGCATCGAACGGATCGGAATCGGGAATTTCAGTAACGTCAGCCATTGCTCATCCGCTTAGCAATGCGCGTGGACTAGGGGGAGAGGCATTTCCACAGGAATGGTCGGAATGTCAGGAGATGGGGTGGAACGCGGGCATTACCTGCGCTCAAATATCTACGCTCCTTAGCCGAAGAGAATTGGTCACAACCGAGATTGAGGACGCGCTCATCGCAAAAGCAGCAAACATTGGGCTGATCAGGATACCCATCACAGGGTAGAGAATACCCGCCGCCACTGGCACGCCAAGCGCATTGTAGAAGAGGGCAAAGAACAGATTCTGGCGAATATTGCGCATCGTTGCCAGCGTGAGTTTCCGTGCCCGAACGATGCCATCGAGATTGCCCCTGACCAGAGTGATTCCAGCGCTTTCTATCGCAACATCCGCACCTGTTCCCATGGCAATGCCAACATCAGCCTGCGCTAGAGCAGGTGCGTCATTCACGCCATCACCCGCCATGGCAACCTTGCTTCCTTGCTGCTGCAAATCGCGAATTATGCGCGCCTTGTCTTCCGGCAACACATCTGCGCGCACCTCATCAATACCGAGGCGCTTTGCAATCGCTCGCGCAGAGCGTTCATGATCGCCGGTGGCCATAATGATGCGGAAGCCCAGCTTGTGCAGCGCCGCCAAAGCATCAGGGGTCGTCTCCTTTATCGGATCCGCGACGCTGACCATTCCCGCCAGCGCATCGCCGATGGCCACAAACATGACTGTTTCGCCTTCATCTCGGCGCTCTCCGGCTACCTCTGCCAGCCCTCCAGGTTCGAGGCCTAAGTCCTCCATCAGTGCTGCATTGCCGAGTACCACTTGCCGCCCTTCGACCACGCCCTTTACGCCTTTGCCGGTCACTGCCTCGAATTCTACTGTGTCTGATAGCGGCAAGTCGCGATCTTGTGCGCCGCTCACGATGGCTTCGGCAAGCGGGTGTTCCGAACCGCGCTCCAGCGTCGCAGCAACCCGCAGCAACTCATCTTCAGTACGACCTTCTTCGGGCATGACTGCAACAAGGCGCGGCTTGCCTTCCGTCAAGGTTCCGGTCTTGTCGACGATCAACGTATCTATCGTCTCAAAGCGTTCAAGCGCCTCGGCATTCTTGATGAGTACGCCTGACTGTGCACCCCTTCCTGTCGCAGTCATGATCGACATGGGTGTCGCGAGCCCCAGGGCACAAGGACACGCAATGATCAGTACGGAAACAGCCGCTATAAGCGCATAGGACAGCGCGGGATCTGGTCCGAGAATTGCCCAGCAAACAAAGGCAATAACAGCGCCCCCGATCACTGCAGGAACAAACCATCCGGCTACCTTGTCGGCGTATTTCTGAATGGGAGCGCGCGATCGCTGCGCCTTTGCGACCATTTGGACAATCTGGCTTAGCATCGTGTCCGCGCCGACCCGCTGTGCTTCGATGACAAGGCTTCCCGTGCCGTTGATTGTTGCACCAGTAGCCGGATCGCCTCTGGTTTTCTCGACGGGAACTGGTTCGCCGGTGATCATGCTTTCATCGACCGATGAACGGCCCTCGATCACTTCTCCGTCGACCGGCACCTTTTCTCCCGGCCGCACGCGCAACCGATCGCCGACCTGTATATCTTCAAGCGGAATCTCTTCCTCACTGCCATCCTCGCGGATGATGCGCGCAGTCTTGGCACCAAGATCGAGCAGTGCCCGGATCGCCTTGCCAGTCCCCTCGCGCGCCCGAAGTTCCATCACCTGCCCAAGCAGCACAAGCACAACGATTACAGCCGCCGCTTCGAAATAGACCGGAACATGTCCGTGCATGTCGCGGAAGCCTACCGGGAAAACATCAGGCGCGAAAACCGCCGCTACGCTGAACAGCCATGAGGCCACAACGCCCATTGCGATCAGCGAGAACATATTGAGGTTCCACGATGCGAAGGATTTCCAGCCTCTCTCGACGAACGGCCAGCCACACCACAGCACCACCGGCGTGGCCAAGACCAATTCCATCCATTGTGCCCGCCCTTGACCGATTGCTTCGCGGATCACGCCCAGGCCGATCATCGGCCCCATGGCGATCAGCAAGACAGGCAAGGTTAGGACTGCGCCAATCCAGAACCGGCGGGTGAAATCAACTAATTCCGGGTTCGGACCTTCTTCAGCATAGGCTGCCGATTCCAGTTCGAGAGCCATCCCGCAGATTGGGCATGAACCGGGCTGCGTCTGTCGCACGTTGGGATGCATTGGACAGGTGTAGACGGCTCCCGCATGGTCCGAAGGAACATGGTCGTATTGGCCGTCGCGAGGAGGCTCTCCATCCCCGGCAAGGTGTTCGCCATGGTGACAGGCATGGTTGTGATGGCCTGACCCGCTATGATCGGAGTTTGTGCTCATGGCAGCGCAATATACATGTCACCCTGCAGATGCGCCAATGTCCGCAAATGGGTCGTTAGCTGACATTCATGCATTCAAGCCAGAGTTTCCCTCTCAGTAGCCCAGTGGTCAATCCTGCCCCAGATCGCGCAGCAGCTCGGCAAACCAAGGCAGTGTTGTGTCGAAAGTCTTGCCGCCCTTGATCCGCTCAAACTCGATCGCGCGCATTTCATCGCCGCGTTCTTCGTCCTGACCGATCACGCCGGGTTCGCCGCGCAGCGCCGCTTCGACGGCATAGTCTGTGCACGCCTTGATCAGCTCTAGATCGACGGCATTCGCGGGGGCCGAGCGCGAGAAGTAGCCGCTCTTTTGCACCAGCACCTTTTCCGCGCCGATTTCCTCGGCAAAGCGCTCTCCAAACCATTGCCCCGGATTGATCTTGTCGAGCTTTACATGGCCGAATGGATCGCGCGGCACTTCCTCGCCCGCCGCCTCCATCGCGGCGACAATCTCGGCCACGCCGGCGCCTTCTGAAATGAACAGGTTCACCCCGTCCTGCGCGTCCATGGTCGCGCGCAAGCGCTTCGCCTCGGCAGCGATGTCAAACGGACGCTCAGGCACGAACACACCGTGCACATCCCAGCGCGCGGCGGCATTCTCTGGCCATTCGGCAAAGGGCGCAGACTTCACCCAGCGATGGTGCGCGTCAGCAGTTGCCGCCGTCAGCCAGCCGCAATGTCTGCCCATCACCTCATGAATGATCAGCATACGCGGGTTGGCGGAATGTTCGGCGATGATATTGCGCGCATAGACCGCGCCCTGCTCTGCCGCCGTCCACGCGCCCAATGACTGTTTGATCGGGATCACGTCATTGTCGATTGTCTTGGGCAGGCCCACCACCGTTAGCGGATATCCATTGTCGCATAAGTAAGCGGCCAAATCCGCCGCCGCCGTATTGGTGTCATCCCCGCCAATCGTGTGCAGGATATCGACGCCATCGCGGGTCAACTGCTCAGCCGCAACCTGCAGCGGGTTCTGTCCCGGTTTCACCAGGCCGCGCTTCTCGCAATCGGCAACATTGGTCAGCTTGACCCGGCTGTTGCCAATCGGGCTGCCGCCAAATGCGTGCAATCGCCCCGCCGTCTCGCGAACCTTGTCGCTCACTTCGACATATTCGCCCTTCAGCAGGCCAGCATAGCCATTGCGGTACGCGATGATGCGGTGATCACGCGCCACCTCGGTGTAGCGCTCGATCAAACCGCCGACGGCAGAGGAAAGACACGGCGCCAGCCCGCCAGCGGTCAACATGGCAACGGTTTTGGTCATGGCTTGGGTTCTGCCAATTCAGCGCGCGCTCGGCTAGACTGAATACGATGCCAACTGGATAGAAGGCGCTTACATCCGGCGCATATCATGCGCTTCGGCGGGAACGGTGACGCTGAGGCCGTCGAGCTCTTCAGTCAGATCGATCTGACAGGAAAGGCGGCTTGTGCGGCGCACCCCGGCGGCGAAATCGAGCATGTCTTCCTCTTCTTCGCTTGCCTCCGGCAGCTTATCGAACCATTCGGCATCAACCACGACATGGCAGGTTGAGCAGGCCATCTGGCCCTCGCATGTGCCCTCCAGTGGCATGCCCAGCGCTTGACCGACTTCAAGCAAAGACTGGCCCACTTCGCCTTCGCCCTCGGTCACATTGCCCTGGCTATCGGTGAAACGCAGTTTGATGCTCAAAGTCCTTGCTCCTTCGCAGCAGCGTTGATCTTATTCGCTGCGATTTCAATCTCTTCGAGCGTTGTATAGCGCCCGAAACCTAGCCGGATAGAGGATTTCGCTTCGGCGTCCGAAAGTCCGATAGCTTTCAATACGTGGCTGGGCCGGCCAGAACCGCTGGCGCACGCAGAACCCGCGCTAAACATAACATCGCGCACGTCTGACATCACCCGGGCAACATCCAGCCCGTCGCGGCGGATATTGAGATTGCCGTGCCAGCGCGCCTCTGCACTGCCGTTAAGTGTCCAGTCGGCGAACAACTCGCGCGCACGGTTCCACAGCGCTTCCACATGTGCCGCATCTTCTGCCATGCGTTCTGACGCGAGCTCGGCTGCTGCGCCGAAACCTGCGATCAGCGCGGGCGACAAGGTGCCAGAGCGCAAATCATGCTCCTGCCCCCCGCCCGTTTGTATCTCAGTGAGTTCAACCCCGTCGCGCACCCACAGCGAGCCAATCCCTTTGGGGCCGTGGAACTTGTGTGCACTGACAGCGATCATGTCCGCAGAGGTGACTTGCATCTTGCCGTAAGCTTGCACCGCATCGCACAGATAGAGTGCGTTCGCCTCCTTGGCCCTGCGGTGCCATTCCACCGTTGGCTGGATCACGCCGATCTCATTGTTGACCTGCATCACCGCAACCAACCGCGTGTCTGCTGGCAAGTCCTGATTGGCGTTGCACTGGCCGTCATGGCCGACATTGAGGATGTGCGATTTGCCAGCCGCTTTGGCCGTATCCCCGACTGCCGAGTGCTCAATCGCGGAATAGGATACGGTGCCGCCATTACCTGAGCCGCGGATCGCGAGGTTTATCGCTTCGGTTGCGCCGCCGGTGAAGATCACTTTGCCGCCCGGAGGAAACAGCGCGGCAATCTTGTCCCGTGCGGCTTCGATCGCGGCTGCCGCCATACGGCCCATGCGGTGCGCGCTGTGTGGATTGCCGAAGCCAGTGCCATCCGGCCCGTCGAGCCAACGCAGCATCGCGTCGCGCGCTTCAGGCGCGAGGGGGGTGGTCGCTTGATAATCCAAGTAGATCATTTGAGCGAACTCCAGGCGTCGGCAAACCTGTCCAAATCCTCCGGCGTCGTGTTCCAGCCGATGCTGACCCGGATCGTCCGCGCAGCCACTTCATCTGACACACCAAATGCGTCGAGCACACGGCTTTTCTTGAGCGTGCCGGATGAACAAGCGCTTCCAGCGGATACCGCACAACCCATCGCATCGAGGCGGATAAGCAGCGCCTGAGCAGACATAGACGAATGCTTCACCGCGAAGATGTAGTCGTTCTGGTCGCCAAAACGCAGTACGTCCTCTCCGAGGCAATGCGCAAACTCTGCCCGATCGGCAGGCGTTGTTCCCCACTCGCCCGCTTCGAGCGCCGCAGCCATTCCCAATGCTGCAGGCATGTTTTCAGTACCCTGCCGATATCCGCGCTCATGCCCGCCGATGGGCTCCAGCAAATTGTAATCCCGGACCAACAGCGCACCGATACCAATCGGCCCTCCAAACTTGTGGGCAGAAACGACAAGCATATCAGCATCTGGAAGCGCGAGTTTGCCCGCACTTTGTGCGCAATCGGACAGCACCAATGCCCCGATCTCTCGGACTGTCTCGACCATTTGATCCACCGGATTGATCACGCCCGTTTCCGAGTTCACATGCTGGATCGCTAGGATGCAGTTCGCGTCAAATGTGCTCTCGTCTGAAAACTGCTCCGCATCCAGCGCTACGCGGAACACAGCGTCGTGTTCAACCGCGCTGACGATCCGACGGGTTGCCTTCGCGCGGTTGAGCGCGATCCACAGCGCCTCACTCGCGCCGCTGGTGAAGATCAGTTCGTAGTTTTTTGCTCCTTGGCCCAACCCGAGCGCGCACTTGATCCGCTCGCGCGCGTCTTCCAGCGCAGCCTTTGCTTTGCGCCCTTCAGCATGCGGAGATGACGGGTTTGCCCAAATGCGAAATCCCTCATCCATCGCCGCTTTGGCTTCAGGGCGCAGCGGGCTGGTCGCGGCGTGATCGAGATATATACGAGGTTTCAAATGAGGCCTTATTGCGAATGATTCTTAAAAAATTGCAGAATGTTACGCGCCGCACTATAGAGCACTCGAAAGCCGGTGCCAGCCGGTACTTGGCTTAACTCATTTCATAAGGTTCATTCGATGCCATCAGTCATCTTTCCCGGCCCAGAGGGTCGCCTTGAAGGTCGTTTTTCTCCGCCGCCGCGTCCGCGCGCGCCGGTTGCCATGATCCTGCATCCGCATCCCGAAGGCGGCGGCACGATGAATGATCGCATCGTCCAACGGATGTACAAGACCTTCGTCGATCGCGGCTTTGCTACACTGCGTTTCAACTTTCGCGGCGTCGGCCGCAGCCAGGGCAGCTTCGACAATGGTATCGGCGAGCTGTCCGACGCGGCATCGGCATTGGACTGGGTCCAGTCAATCCACCCTGAAGCACAGACCACTTGGGTCGCCGGATACAGCTTTGGCGCGCTAATCGGCATGCAGCTCTTGATGCGCCGCCCGGAAGTGCGCGGCTTCATCTCGGTCGCGCCGCCAGCCAACATGTATGACTTCAGCTTCCTCGCACCCTGCCCAGCCAGCGGCATCTTCATTCAGGGCGCTGCGGATACAGTGGTGCAACCTTCCGCTGTCCAGAAGCTGGTCGACAAGCTGCGCACGCAAAAGCACATCACAATTCATCATGAAGAGATCCCACGTGCGAACCACTTCTTCGAAAACGAACTCGAAGATCTGATGGCGTCAGTGGACAATTATCTCGACTTCCGACTCGACCCCGATTGTCCGATTAAGTGATCTTTGGGGTCAATCATATCTGACCCCACCCTCTCTTAACTTTCATGATTTTCAGAACGTTAGGCGCGTTCTTGCGCATGAGCGAAGCATATCTTGCCTCTGTTTATGTAATGTTGTAACATTAATTTCAGGGTGCCGCGTAAGGTTCACTAATCTGGCAAAAAAGCCCCATCGCGGCACCTTTTTGGAAAGAGAGGAGCCGAGTTTATGGCATTTGCAGATCAAAAGAGCTTGAAGGAACGCAGCGCAGGCTTAGTCGGCGCGATTGTCCTGCCCGCCGCTTTAGGTGCAATCTTCATCTCAGGATTAGCGGTCAAAGACATCATCATTCCGCCCGAGCAAAAAGCCTTTGAAGGACGGAATATAGAGATCGACCTTCCACCCCCGCCACCTGACGAGGTCAAACCAGAAACGCCCGTCGACAATCCGATCTCGCAGATCGTCACGCCTGATCCGGTGATAGATATTCCTACTAATGTAAAGCTATCAAACACAGTCATCGAGTTGCCACCTATCGACGCGGGATTGTCACGAATTGTCCTGCCAGAAATTGACAAAGGTCCGTCGCTGGGCGCGATCAAGCCAGCAGTGGCAACACCACGCAACAATCCCGGCAGTTGGGTCACAACCAGCGACTATAGAACCGTATGGATCAATCGCGAATGGACAGGCGTCGCGCGGTTCGAACTACAAGTGAGTGCGCGAGGGAGGGTCACAGATTGCCGGATTACCCGATCTACCGGACACGAAGCACTCGATCAGGCGACATGCAACCTGATCGCCAAGCGCGCACGCTTCAATCCAGCCAAAGATCCAACCGGCCAGTCCGTCAGCAGCACGTATTCAAGCGCGATCTCATGGGAATTGCCGGAATAGGCCCGATCACTCCGTATTGGCCCGTTGCACCTGATCGAGCGGAGCCTCTCCGCCCGATCCGGGCAGCGTCCAGATCAGTACGTTGACTATCGCAATCACTGCCAGGAGCAGCATTAGCGCCGGTTGCTTGGCGGGCACGCCTTTGCGCCACAAGATAAAGGCGCCCACGATCAATGCGCCAGCTGCCAACATCACGATCGAAAGCACCGCATTCATCTGATTTGATCTCCTTGGGTTACCCGTTAGTAGATTTATGTAAGAGCGCAAGGCCAGCACGATTGACTTGGCAGACTGCTCCGCGCACACCGCCCTCATGATCACCGACAAGATAACGCTCACCCGCCGCAATGCCTTAAAGGGTGCTGCCGGCGCATCCTTGATTGCCATGTTGCCTGCGTGCCGGATGCAAGCCGCGCCCGACCTTTCGCCGGACGAGATGCTGGACAAGGTGGCCTACAACCTTCTTGCCCACGAGCCAGAACGGGCGACCGGACTGGGCGTTGATACGGGCGATTATGCTTCGCTCAGATCTCAGCTGACCGACAAGTCT
The Altererythrobacter ishigakiensis genome window above contains:
- the parC gene encoding DNA topoisomerase IV subunit A, translating into MADVTEIPDSDPFDAIVDAPFDSALEERYLVYALSTITARSLPDLRDGLKPVHRRLLWAMRQLKLDPNSAFKKSARVVGDVIGKYHPHGDASVYDAMVRLAQDFALRYPLVEGQGNFGNIDGDNAAAYRYTEARLTKTALQLMAGLDEGTVDFIPTYNGEEQEPEIFPGLFPNLLANGASGIAVGMATNIPSHNVAEVIDATLELIDNPHVEHSRLMELFQGPDFATGGQIIDSHEVISHAYETGRGSFRVRGVFHAAEAEKAEDREAGIERLGGGQWQLVISEIPYQVQKGKLIEQIAQAIADKKLPILDDVRDESDEQIRIVLVPRSRNVDPELLKESVFKLTDLETRFGLNLNVLDANRTPMVMGLKELLQNWVASQIEILQRRSQHRLDQIARRLELVEGYIIAFLNLDRVIEIIRYEDDPKAVMMEEFKLTDRQAEAILNMRLRSLRKLEEMQLRDEKDKLLEEQDELEKLLGSPARQRTRLKRDLKALQKEYGLDTDLGARRTKIEETEPAVEFSMDAMIEKEPVTVILSKKGWIRAAKGHVPLDQEFKYKEGDELAFIVHAQTTDKILIAAENGRFYTLGVDKLPGARGFGEPVQSMVDLEAETGIAGMLVHRPKGRLLLASSIGKGFVAEEAELLAETRKGRQVVNLKGDARLQVMREIPEGHDHVACVGENRKLVVFNLEEMPVMARGQGVMLQRYRDGGLSDATTFVLADGLSWQMGGKGDRTRTENEIWQWKVARGAAGRLPPQGFPKDNRFGMLPDKIEKEA
- a CDS encoding copper-transporting P-type ATPase, whose amino-acid sequence is MSTNSDHSGSGHHNHACHHGEHLAGDGEPPRDGQYDHVPSDHAGAVYTCPMHPNVRQTQPGSCPICGMALELESAAYAEEGPNPELVDFTRRFWIGAVLTLPVLLIAMGPMIGLGVIREAIGQGRAQWMELVLATPVVLWCGWPFVERGWKSFASWNLNMFSLIAMGVVASWLFSVAAVFAPDVFPVGFRDMHGHVPVYFEAAAVIVVLVLLGQVMELRAREGTGKAIRALLDLGAKTARIIREDGSEEEIPLEDIQVGDRLRVRPGEKVPVDGEVIEGRSSVDESMITGEPVPVEKTRGDPATGATINGTGSLVIEAQRVGADTMLSQIVQMVAKAQRSRAPIQKYADKVAGWFVPAVIGGAVIAFVCWAILGPDPALSYALIAAVSVLIIACPCALGLATPMSIMTATGRGAQSGVLIKNAEALERFETIDTLIVDKTGTLTEGKPRLVAVMPEEGRTEDELLRVAATLERGSEHPLAEAIVSGAQDRDLPLSDTVEFEAVTGKGVKGVVEGRQVVLGNAALMEDLGLEPGGLAEVAGERRDEGETVMFVAIGDALAGMVSVADPIKETTPDALAALHKLGFRIIMATGDHERSARAIAKRLGIDEVRADVLPEDKARIIRDLQQQGSKVAMAGDGVNDAPALAQADVGIAMGTGADVAIESAGITLVRGNLDGIVRARKLTLATMRNIRQNLFFALFYNALGVPVAAGILYPVMGILISPMFAAFAMSASSISVVTNSLRLRSVDI
- a CDS encoding pyrophosphate--fructose-6-phosphate 1-phosphotransferase, translating into MTKTVAMLTAGGLAPCLSSAVGGLIERYTEVARDHRIIAYRNGYAGLLKGEYVEVSDKVRETAGRLHAFGGSPIGNSRVKLTNVADCEKRGLVKPGQNPLQVAAEQLTRDGVDILHTIGGDDTNTAAADLAAYLCDNGYPLTVVGLPKTIDNDVIPIKQSLGAWTAAEQGAVYARNIIAEHSANPRMLIIHEVMGRHCGWLTAATADAHHRWVKSAPFAEWPENAAARWDVHGVFVPERPFDIAAEAKRLRATMDAQDGVNLFISEGAGVAEIVAAMEAAGEEVPRDPFGHVKLDKINPGQWFGERFAEEIGAEKVLVQKSGYFSRSAPANAVDLELIKACTDYAVEAALRGEPGVIGQDEERGDEMRAIEFERIKGGKTFDTTLPWFAELLRDLGQD
- a CDS encoding 2Fe-2S iron-sulfur cluster-binding protein, which encodes MKLRFTDSQGNVTEGEGEVGQSLLEVGQALGMPLEGTCEGQMACSTCHVVVDAEWFDKLPEASEEEEDMLDFAAGVRRTSRLSCQIDLTEELDGLSVTVPAEAHDMRRM
- a CDS encoding cysteine desulfurase family protein produces the protein MIYLDYQATTPLAPEARDAMLRWLDGPDGTGFGNPHSAHRMGRMAAAAIEAARDKIAALFPPGGKVIFTGGATEAINLAIRGSGNGGTVSYSAIEHSAVGDTAKAAGKSHILNVGHDGQCNANQDLPADTRLVAVMQVNNEIGVIQPTVEWHRRAKEANALYLCDAVQAYGKMQVTSADMIAVSAHKFHGPKGIGSLWVRDGVELTEIQTGGGQEHDLRSGTLSPALIAGFGAAAELASERMAEDAAHVEALWNRARELFADWTLNGSAEARWHGNLNIRRDGLDVARVMSDVRDVMFSAGSACASGSGRPSHVLKAIGLSDAEAKSSIRLGFGRYTTLEEIEIAANKINAAAKEQGL
- a CDS encoding cysteine desulfurase family protein; the protein is MDEGFRIWANPSSPHAEGRKAKAALEDARERIKCALGLGQGAKNYELIFTSGASEALWIALNRAKATRRIVSAVEHDAVFRVALDAEQFSDESTFDANCILAIQHVNSETGVINPVDQMVETVREIGALVLSDCAQSAGKLALPDADMLVVSAHKFGGPIGIGALLVRDYNLLEPIGGHERGYRQGTENMPAALGMAAALEAGEWGTTPADRAEFAHCLGEDVLRFGDQNDYIFAVKHSSMSAQALLIRLDAMGCAVSAGSACSSGTLKKSRVLDAFGVSDEVAARTIRVSIGWNTTPEDLDRFADAWSSLK
- a CDS encoding alpha/beta hydrolase, which encodes MPSVIFPGPEGRLEGRFSPPPRPRAPVAMILHPHPEGGGTMNDRIVQRMYKTFVDRGFATLRFNFRGVGRSQGSFDNGIGELSDAASALDWVQSIHPEAQTTWVAGYSFGALIGMQLLMRRPEVRGFISVAPPANMYDFSFLAPCPASGIFIQGAADTVVQPSAVQKLVDKLRTQKHITIHHEEIPRANHFFENELEDLMASVDNYLDFRLDPDCPIK
- a CDS encoding energy transducer TonB, translated to MAFADQKSLKERSAGLVGAIVLPAALGAIFISGLAVKDIIIPPEQKAFEGRNIEIDLPPPPPDEVKPETPVDNPISQIVTPDPVIDIPTNVKLSNTVIELPPIDAGLSRIVLPEIDKGPSLGAIKPAVATPRNNPGSWVTTSDYRTVWINREWTGVARFELQVSARGRVTDCRITRSTGHEALDQATCNLIAKRARFNPAKDPTGQSVSSTYSSAISWELPE